A portion of the Magnolia sinica isolate HGM2019 chromosome 17, MsV1, whole genome shotgun sequence genome contains these proteins:
- the LOC131230757 gene encoding uncharacterized protein LOC131230757, whose product MANVNVSGAIFRPEFSICEHSYMEKRQLFLRSYQFSRKRSVMERIKLSLVRVKRLVWVKLRSARKLRRLVWSRLRYGHNRRRFHRLINRSNGGDWTFSSCC is encoded by the coding sequence atggcgaatgtaaATGTTTCTGGAGCGATCTTCAGGCCAGAATTTTCAATCTGCGAGCATTCATACATGGAAAAGAGACAGCTCTTCCTTCGAAGCTACCAATTCAGTCGAAAGAGAAGCGTGATGGAGAGAATCAAGCTATCTCTCGTTCGAGTCAAGCGCCTCGTTTGGGTCAAGCTCCGCTCCGCCAGAAAGCTACGTCGCTTGGTTTGGTCCAGACTCCGGTACGGACACAACCGCAGAAGGTTTCACCGCTTAATCAacagatccaacggtggagattggACATTCTCTTCATGCTGTtag
- the LOC131231026 gene encoding uncharacterized protein LOC131231026, with product MSNASELAKHSMNSEQHMREDSEYSKLIVTNEPRIDEVDIQSRANTRCKSFIWWLKAFLCCIVSIAFLLIFLKWGVPFTLQKVLMPIMQWEATAFGPPVLALILVASLALFPIILIPSGPSMWLAGMIFGYGLGFLIITIGTTIGMTLPYLLGLLFLDHIHNWLKRWPEKADVLKMAGQGSWFYQFRVVALFRVSPFPYAIFNYAVLVTDMKFGPYICGSIAGMVPESFIYIYSGRLIRTLAEVKYGKHHMTTVEIVTDVISFITAIVTIVAFTVYAKRSLNNLRSMRANEEAVDHRDPEMEYLPLERPKHQGTSSFPP from the exons ATGTCAAATGCATCTGAGTTAGCTAAGCACTCCATGAACTCTGAGCAACATATGAGAGAGGACAGTGAGTATTCAAAGCTGATCGTGACAAATGAGCCAAGAATAGATGAAGTTGATATACAATCTCGAGCAAACACAAGATGTAAATCTTTCATCTGGTGGCTGAAGGCCTTCCTGTGCTGCATCGTTTCGATAGCCTTTCTTCTGATTTTTCTTAAATGGGGTGTCCCATTTACTCTCCAAAAG GTTCTCATGCCAATCATGCAATGGGAAGCAACTGCTTTTGGACCACCTGTACTTGCTCTTATACTTGTTGCTTCTTTGGCTTTGTTCCCCATCATCTTAATTCCTTCTGGGCCCTCCATGTGGCTTGCAGGGATGATTTTCGGATATGGTCTCGGGTTTTTGATCATCACGATTGGGACTACCATTGGCATGACATTGCCTTACTTACTTGGCTTATTGTTTCTTGACCACATTCAT aattggtTGAAGAGATGGCCTGAAAAAGCTGATGTACTTAAGATGGCTGGGCAAGGGAGCTGGTTCTATCAATTCCGGGTGGTTGCGCTCTTCAGGGTGTCACCATTTCCATATGCAATTTTCAACTATGCTGTATTGGTAACTGATATGAAATTTGGTCCATATATATGTGGGTCGATTGCCGGAATGGTACCCGAATCTTTCATCTACATATACAG TGGGCGATTAATAAGGACATTGGCAGAGGTGAAATACGGAAAGCATCACATGACCACGGTGGAGATAGTCACCGATGTCATCTCTTTTATCACTGCTATAGTTACCATAGTTGCCTTCACTGTCTATGCTAAGAGAAGTCTAAACAATCTGAGAAGCATGAGAGCAAATGAAGAAGCTGTTGACCATCGCGATCCTGAAATGGAGTATCTTCCACTTGAAAGACCCAAGCATCAGGGTACCTCATCTTTCCCTCCATAA
- the LOC131231278 gene encoding cation/H(+) antiporter 19-like, with product MATNNVCPPPMKATSNGSWQGDNPLDYALPLAILQICLVVALTRVLAFLLRPLRQPRVIAEIIGGILLGPSVVGRSKRFLHNVFPSRSLTVLDTLANIGLLFFLFLVGLELDIRAIKRTGKKAFGIAIAGIVLPFIMGIGTSVVLSSTINKGVRHAPFLVFMGVSLSITAFPVLARILAELKLLTTDLGRMAMSAAAVNDVAAWILLALAIALSSTDSSPLIAVWVLLSGAAFICFAVFTIRPILAMMARQSPHGEPVKEIFVCITLSIVLAAGFVTDIIGIHALFGAFIVGLVVPKDGPFSGVLIEKVEDLVSGLLLPLYFVSSGLKTDISTIRGGQSWGLLVLVIGTACIGKIGGTMVVSLIFKMPLNESAALGFLMNTKGLVELIVLNIGRDKHVLNDQTFAILVLMALFTTFMTTPLVTAVYKPARGIPPYKHRMIQRNNWDTELRILACFHSTRNIPTMINIIESSRGTRSRGITVYAMHLMEISERSSTISMVHKARHNGLPFWNKKRSHNDHIVVAFEAYQQLSSVSIRPMTAISNFSTIHEDICTSARQKRAALILLPFHKNQRIDGIMESLGYAFQHINQMVLQHSPCSVGILVDRGLGGATQVSASALSFSAVVLFFGGRDDREAVAYGARIAEHPGIMLTVVKFVPPPGQTLMWDNGKNVSIDMDADDKKADEEGIAEYKSRSYTAGKGSMLYEEKEVGSQDEIIAAVKEMSRCNIFLVGQMPPTAPLTTRSDCPELGPVGSFLASSEFSTMASVLVIKQYNPAADVSLIAGEMVEIHDLPDTPRNSES from the exons ATGGCAACAAACAATGTCTGCCCACCGCCGATGAAGGCAACGTCGAATGGGTCATGGCAAGGGGACAATCCGCTCGATTATGCGCTTCCTTTGGCCATCTTACAAATCTGTTTGGTTGTAGCTTTAACGCGGGTTCTCGCTTTTCTTCTCAGGCCACTTAGGCAGCCAAGAGTCATCGCAGAGATTATT GGCGGCATACTTCTGGGACCCTCTGTGGTGGGCCGCAGCAAGCGATTCCTTCACAACGTCTTCCCTAGTCGTAGCCTAACCGTCCTAGACACCCTTGCCAACATCGGTctactcttcttcctcttcttagtCGGCCTTGAGCTCGACATCCGCGCTATCAAACGAACCGGCAAGAAAGCTTTCGGCATTGCCATTGCCGGCATCGTCCTCCCATTCATCATGGGCATCGGTACCTCCGTCGTCCTCAGCTCCACCATCAACAAAGGCGTCCGACATGCACCTTTCCTTGTCTTCATGGGAGTCTCGCTATCCATCACCGCATTCCCCGTCCTCGCCCGCATTCTCGccgagctcaaactcctcaccaccGACCTCGGACGTATGGCCATGTCAGCCGCCGCTGTAAATGATGTCGCTGCATGGATCCTTCTCGCCCTCGCCATTGCACTCTCTAGCACTGATAGCTCTCCTTTAATAGCCGTCTGGGTCCTTCTCTCCGGCGCTGCATTCATTTGCTTTGCAGTTTTCACTATCCGCCCCATCCTAGCAATGATGGCCCGTCAATCCCCTCATGGTGAGCCTGTCAAGGAGATCTTCGTATGCATAACGCTCTCCATAGTCCTGGCTGCTGGGTTCGTTACTGACATCATCGGTATACACGCTCTCTTTGGTGCGTTCATCGTCGGTCTGGTCGTTCCCAAGGACGGACCATTCTCAGGGGTGCTGATAGAGAAGGTGGAAGATCTCGTGTCGGGTCTGTTACTGCCTCTCTACTTCGTATCAAGTGGGCTAAAGACGGACATTTCGACGATCAGAGGCGGGCAGTCGtgggggttgcttgtacttgttaTCGGGACTGCTTGTATTGGAAAGATTGGTGGGACAATGGTGGTGTCATTGATTTTCAAGATGCCGCTTAATGAGTCAGCTGCTCTTGGGTTCCTCATGAACACAAAGGGGCTGGTGGAACTTATCGTCCTCAATATTGGCAGGGACAAACAT GTATTGAACGACCAGACCTTCGCAATCTTAGTACTGATGGCACTGTTCACCACCTTCATGACCACCCCTCTTGTCACAGCTGTCTACAAGCCAGCCCGGGGTATCCCTCCTTACAAACACCGTATGATCCAGCGAAACAACTGGGACACTGAACTCCGCATCCTGGCTTGCTTCCATAGCACCCGCAACATTCCCACCATGATAAATATCATTGAATCATCTCGAGGAACCCGTTCCCGTGGTATTACTGTCTATGCCATGCACCTCATGGAAATCTCCGAACGCTCCTCTACCATCTCCATGGTTCACAAAGCCCGCCACAATGGTCTCCCCTTCTGGAACAAGAAGCGTTCTCACAACGACCATATTGTCGTCGCATTCGAAGCCTACCAGCAGCTCAGCAGCGTCTCTATCCGCCCCATGACTGCCATTTCCAACTTCTCCACTATCCATGAGGACATCTGCACTAGCGCCCGACAGAAACGAGCCGCTCTCATCCTCCTTCCCTTCCACAAGAACCAGCGTATTGATGGCATCATGGAATCCCTTGGTTATGCATTCCAACATATTAACCAAATGGTCCTCCAACATTCCCCATGCTCTGTTGGCATCCTCGTCGACCGTGGCCTAGGAGGAGCTACCCAAGTCTCTGCCAGTGCACTTTCTTTCTCTGCTGTCGTTCTCTTCTTCGGTGGTCGTGACGACCGTGAAGCTGTTGCTTATGGCGCCCGCATTGCAGAACATCCTGGGATCATGCTCACCGTTGTAAAGTTTGTGCCTCCACCTGGCCAGACACTGATGTGGGATAATGGGAAGAACGTCAGTATCGACATGGATGCAGATGACAAGAAAGCAGATGAAGAGGGGATTGCTGAATACAAGAGTCGGAGTTATACAGCAGGGAAAGGGTCGATGTTGTATGAGGAGAAGGAAGTAGGAAGCCAGGATGAGATTATTGCAGCTGTGAAAGAGATGAGCCGGTGTAATATCTTCCTAGTAGGTCAGATGCCGCCCACTGCTCCTCTTACCACCAGGTCTGACTGCCCGGAATTGGGTCCCGTTGGCAGCTTCTTAGCATCGTCGGAATTCTCAACAATGGCGTCGGTGTTAGTAATTAAGCAATATAATCCGGCGGCGGATGTTTCGCTGATAGCGGGAGAGATGGTGGAAATACATGACTTGCCGGATACCCCAAGGAACTCAGAGTCATAA